In Daphnia magna isolate NIES linkage group LG5, ASM2063170v1.1, whole genome shotgun sequence, a single genomic region encodes these proteins:
- the LOC116922912 gene encoding uncharacterized protein LOC116922912, whose amino-acid sequence MSSKGFVTFTFILTLTVTPGWSQDYEVADVKCHLYGDAVAETTVFPYSEGTSKEKMVARLKKPEYFRGHPLFADDLKVNPYNDPYCSIVPEPDDKTGRIYRLIITDLSRCGVTHHGGYVHVRIWFPLLPGAMTSHDQEVILVCKPLESTILTHKVSELSSAAPRQARVSGVVEETSSKLEYQIDVYRYVDTSPYLTTQRQTPLPGASKTGATGPYLVPVDSAVSIGSRLQLRTNFNQQSAWKYAKLVEVTVSTDPQDAHADGFVRLLHLGCVPLEMKSLMRCQVKRLPAKPSEIWLDFEAFFLAPTNYSLQSKKPKREGQQWIHTTVLACLKDEDCAPESCDDPDNPSGYGRRKRSSTVNKTSNEVQFDQRPIAIQIVVPKGEGDSSREVNCGIWIVPVGVLFSVAAASLLLLFITCRWNMQKKKQLSIMEIPPNFTPPQGNFH is encoded by the exons ATGTCATCCAAAGGTTTCGTGACATTTACCTTCATTTTAACACTG ACGGTGACTCCCGGCTGGAGTCAGGATTACGAGGTGGCCGATGTTAAATGCCATTTGTATGGAGATGCAGTTGCTGAAACAACTGTTTTCCCTTATTCGGAGGGGacatccaaagaaaaaatggtaGCTCGGTTGAAGAAGCCAGAATACTTTCGTGGACATCCTCTGTTCGCCGATGACTTGAAAGTCAATCCCTACAACGACCCCTATTGTTCCATTGTACCCGAGCCTGATGATAAAACGGGCCGTATCTACCGTCTGATCATCACGGACCTTTCCCGTTGCGGAGTCACCCATCATGGC GGTTACGTTCACGTTCGCATATGGTTTCCACTTTTACCTGGTGCCATGACATCGCACGACCAGGAAGTTATTCTTGTCTGCAAGCCACTAGAATCTACAATCCTGACACACAAAGTGTCTGAGCTGTCTAGCGCGGC TCCGAGACAAGCACGCGTATCGGGAGTGGTGGAAGAGACATCTTCCAAACTTGAGTATCAAATCGATGTCTACCGCTACGTGGATACGAGCCCGTACCTAACAACCCAACGGCAAACTCCGTTACCTGGTGCCAGCAAAACTGGCGCGACAGGTCCGTACTTGGTCCCCGTTGATAGTGCGGTTTCAATTGGCAGTCGCTTGCAACTGAGAACGAATTTCAATCAGCAAAGTG CATGGAAATATGCCAAACTAGTGGAAGTGACCGTATCAACAGATCCACAAGATGCACATGCTGATGGTTTTGTGCGTTTACTCCATCTAGG ATGTGTTCCACTAGAGATGAAGAGCTTGATGCGCTGCCAAGTGAAACGTCTTCCTGCAAAACCGTCTGAAATCTGGCTGGATTTCGAAGCCTTTTTTCTTGCTCCCACGAATTATTCGCTTCAGTCGAAGAAACCTAAACGTGAAGGCCAGCAATGGATCCACACAACTGTTCTTGCTTGTCTGAAAGATGAAGATTGTGCGCCG GAGAGCTGCGATGATCCTGACAACCCATCAGGGTATGGACGACGGAAAAGATCGTCAACAGTCAATAAGACTAGCAATGAAGTGCAGTTTGATCAAAGACCGATTGCCATTCAAATTGTTGTACCTAAAG GTGAAGGTGATTCTAGCAGGGAAGTAAATTGCGGAATTTGGATCGTTCCGGTCGGTGTGTTATTTTCAGTGGCAGCTGCTAGTCTTCTTTTGTTATTCATCACCTGCAGGTGGAacatgcaaaagaaaaaacaactgtcTATAATGGAAATACCTCCTAACTTTACTCCTCCACAAGGGAACTTCCACTAG